The genomic interval CTGACGCCAAGTACGGGAATCGAACCTGGGACATACTGGTGGAAGGATAGCGCTCTCACCACTGCATCAACCCTGCTCCTTTGAAAGGGAATAAGGTTATAGGTAGACTTTCAGGTTTAGTCCATCGTAAACTTAAACTGAGGCATTTTATGAAAATAGAGAAGTAATAGACTGTGTTTGCTAACTATAAAATAAACCAACCACTCTCGTCCAACTTTATATTAGCGTAGAGGGAAGAGTATAGACAGCACCTCTCCGAAGGTGAGGACGCTGAGCTGAGCGGACGCATATTTCTCGCTCTGTGTTATTTCATTCTATTAAGTTTCCCTAATTATGACTGGTAAAGAAAaccaactaaaaaaagaaaatcagcagTTAAGGAATGAAATTGAAGATCTCAAGAAGCAACTGGATAAATTGACTGAGGAAATTGGACATCGACGTGAAGAAATCAATCATGATGCTGGCATCGAACATGGCGGCGACACTGTGGGCAAAAAACGATCAGTTGAGTTTGTTTCAGCTCAATGCGATGATTTTGAAGCGTTTAAAAAGTACGCATCGAAAGAACTGAAGCGTTTAAGCTCAAGGCCAAATGTAATTTCAGATGCTTGCGATAGAATCTCGCAGTCAATTGATGGCTTCGAAATGTACAGCTATCAATTTAACATCAAAGTTATCGGTCTACCGTTGCTGGCAGCGAAAGAGACGACCGAGCAGACAGCTAACCTGTGTCTTCAACTATTTCATCAGATGGGAGTGAAAGATGTTTCGATAAATGACATTGACATTGCCCACCGAGTTCCATCAAGGAATCCCTCGAATCGACCAGACGCAGTAGTTTGTAAATTTGTTAGAAGGatggtaaaggaaaaaatcatggCGTCTAGGAAGACAATAAGGAACATAACAGCACAGCAACTAGGATTTTCTTCAGAGATTGATGTGAGTCACCTCAATATTTACGATCATCTGACACCTCGTCTACAAACCCTTCTGTATGAGGCAAAGAAGTTCAAAGAAGCCAACAGCTTCAAATTCTGCTGGGCGAAAAATGGTTCCGTATTTCTCAGGAAATCAGAGAATTCACCGATCCGCAAATTTGCAAATATGGAGGACCTAAACGCATTTACCCAAGGATAGAGATAAGTAACGCAGTGACaatattattgtttgtttttaatatctCACCTATGATATGATTTCAAACGCGCTTTAGATGCAAAAGCGAACCAGAAGATACAAAGAACAGGACCGAAATAGAAAACTCTTTCTTAAAGAACTTCCATATTATAACTTCACTGGCAACTTAACTCTCTACCACGGGCAATTTAACAACTCTCTGATCCAAAATCAGCTACCGACTAAGAGACAACTCGAAAACCTAAATGGTTTGCATGATCTTGATCTTTTCAGACTAAACTCAAATCTTGATGACAGTTTAAATACCAACAATAACTTATTCAATCAACAAATCTACAGCCGTTATTATTCTCCgtataatttaataaaaaccaaaataccCAAATAAGAGACGTGATGGAAACGAGCTTTTCGATTTTTCATAACAATATCATCAGTTTAAATCACAATCTCGAAAAACTCCAAACCAACTActtatcagaaatggattttCAGTTTGATATTATTGGACTTacagaaacgaaaataactAAAACGACTGGTAATATTAGCTTTGAAATTCCAGGTTACACTTTTGAATACGTAGCCACACCATTGGCGTCAGGAGGCGTCGCGCTTTTTATCAATGAAGACCTTAGTTACACAGTGCTTGAAAGGGTCTCTTGCGAGGCGTTTCAAGCATTGTGGATAGAAATTTCCcatgagaaacaaaaaaatgtcataTGTGGAATAATTTATCGTCAACACAACTCCCCAGATCAAttcattgaatattttaatgataCAATCGAAAAGCTGGCTTCCACTGGGAAAACACTTTATTTAATGGGTGACTTTAACCTATGTCTTTTAAAGACGGAATCATCTTCATATAGTCAGGATTTCCTACTGGCCCTACAGAGTTTTTATCTTCTTCCAACTATTGACAAACCAACACGCGTACGTAATA from Pocillopora verrucosa isolate sample1 chromosome 14, ASM3666991v2, whole genome shotgun sequence carries:
- the LOC131772416 gene encoding uncharacterized protein, translated to MTGKENQLKKENQQLRNEIEDLKKQLDKLTEEIGHRREEINHDAGIEHGGDTVGKKRSVEFVSAQCDDFEAFKKYASKELKRLSSRPNVISDACDRISQSIDGFEMYSYQFNIKVIGLPLLAAKETTEQTANLCLQLFHQMGVKDVSINDIDIAHRVPSRNPSNRPDAVVCKFVRRMVKEKIMASRKTIRNITAQQLGFSSEIDVSHLNIYDHLTPRLQTLLYEAKKFKEANSFKFCWAKNGSVFLRKSENSPIRKFANMEDLNAFTQG